In a genomic window of Perognathus longimembris pacificus isolate PPM17 chromosome 21, ASM2315922v1, whole genome shotgun sequence:
- the Smim18 gene encoding small integral membrane protein 18, whose protein sequence is MASNHWNETTTSVYQYLGFQVQKIYPFHDNWNTACFVILLLFIFTVVSLAVLAFLYEVLDCCCCAKNKTVKDLKSEPNPLRSMMGNIGKRETEVV, encoded by the coding sequence ATGGCTTCTAATCACTGGAATGAAACCACGACATCTGTTTATCAGTACCTTGGTTTTCAAGTTCAGAAAATCTACCCATTTCATGATAACTGGAACACTGCCTGTTTTGTCATCCTGCTTTTATTTATATTCACTGTGGTGTCCTTGGCGGTGCTGGCTTTCCTTTATGAAGTGCTTGACTGCTGCTGCtgtgccaaaaacaaaacagtcaaGGACCTCAAGAGTGAACCTAACCCTCTGCGAAGCATGATGGGCAACATTGGGAAACGAGAAACCGAAGTGGTCTAG